A region from the Lates calcarifer isolate ASB-BC8 linkage group LG2, TLL_Latcal_v3, whole genome shotgun sequence genome encodes:
- the gpib gene encoding glucose-6-phosphate isomerase b → MGLTQDPNFQKLQDWYTAHALNLNIRHMFEADKERFNKLSLTLKTEDGDILLDYSKNLITDEVMKMLVDLAKSRGIEAAREKMFKGDKINFTEGRAVLHVALRNRSNTPIMVDGKDVMPDVNKVLEKMKGFCHRVRSGEWKGYTGKAITDVVNVGIGGSDLGPLMVTEALKPYSKDGPRVWFVSNIDGTHIAKTLAQLNAETTLFIVASKTFTTQETITNAESAKAWFLEHAKDKAAVAKHFVALSTNGPKVKDFGIDTENMFEFWDWVGGRFSLWSAIGMSIALHIGFDNFEKLLSGAHWMDNHFRTAPLDKNAPVLLALLGIWYINFFHAETHAMLPYDQYMHRFTAYFQQGDMESNGKYITNHGARVNYHTGPIVWGEPGTNGQHAFYQLIHQGTRMVPSDFLIPAQSQHPIRDNLHHKILLANFLAQTEALMKGKTTEEARKELEASGLSGEALEKILPHKVFQGNRPTNSIIFKKLTPYTLGALIAMYEHKIFIQGVMWEINSFDQWGVELGKQLAKKIEPELKDAAEVHSHDSSTNGLINFLKKNFA, encoded by the exons ATGGGACTCACACAGGACCCCAACTTCCAAAAGCTGCAGGACTGGTACACAGCCCATGCCCTGAACCTCAACATTAGGCACATGTTTGAGGCAGACAAGGAGAGATTCAACAAGCTCAG cctcacactgaaaactgaggaTGGAGACATTCTGCTGGATTACTCCAAGAACCTCATCACAGATGAAGTCATGAAGATGCTGGTTGATCTG GCCAAGTCAAGAGGCATTGAAGCAGCCAGAGAGAAGATGTTCAAAGGAGATAAGATCAACTTCACTGAG GGCCGTGCTGTGCTCCACGTGGCTCTGAGGAACCGCTCTAACACTCCCATCATGGTCGATGGCAAAGACGTGATGCCAGATGTCAACAAGGTTCTGGAGAAGATGAAGGGCTTCTGTCAC AGAGTTCGCAGCGGGGAGTGGAAGGGCTACACAGGAAAGGCCATCACGGACGTTGTTAATGTCGGCATTGGAGGATCTGACCTT gGCCCCCTGATGGTGACCGAGGCCCTGAAGCCTTACTCAAAGGATGGACCGCGTGTGTGGTTTGTGTCCAATATTGATGGAACGCACATCGCCAAAACCCTGGCACAGCTCAACGCTGAGACCACCCTCTTCATCGTCGCATCCAAG ACATTCACCACCCAAGAAACCATTACCAACGCTGAGTCAGCTAAAGCATGGTTCCTTGAACATGCCAAAGAT AAAGCTGCTGTTGCAAAGCACTTTGTAGCCCTGTCCACAAATGGA cCCAAAGTGAAGGACTTCGGCATTGACACAGAGAACATGTTTGAGTTCTGGGAT tgGGTTGGTGGTCGTTTCTCCCTGTGGTCTGCAATTGGAATGTCCATTGCCCTGCACATTG GTTTCGACAACTTTGAGAAGCTTCTTTCAGGAGCTCACTGGATG GACAACCACTTCCGCACCGCTCCTCTGGATAAGAACGCTCCCGTCCTGCTGGCTCTGCTGGGCATCTGGTACATCAACTTCTTCCACGCTGAGACCCACGCCATGCTGCCCTACGACCAGTACATGCACCGCTTCACGGCCTACTTCCAACAG GGCGACATGGAGTCCAATGGAAAGTACATCACTAACCATGGAGCACGTGTAAACTACCACACTGGCCCAATAGTCTGGGGAGAGCCAGGAACCAATGGACAGCATGCGTTCTACCAGCTCATCCACCAAG GAACACGCATGGTGCCTTCTGACTTCCTGATCCCAGCTCAGTCCCAGCATCCCATCAGAGACAACCTGCACCACAAG ATCCTGCTGGCCAACTTCTTGGCCCAGACAGAAGCTCTGATGAAGGGTAAGACCACAGAGGAGGCCAggaaggagctggaggccagCGGCCTGAGTGGAGAAGCTCTGGAGAAAATCCTGCCTCACAAA GTATTCCAAGGAAACAGACCAACTAACTCAATCATCTTCAAGAAACTGACACCTTACACACTTGGAGCACTTATAG CAATGTATGAGCACAAGATCTTCATCCAGGGTGTAATGTGGGAGATCAACAGTTTTGACCAGTGGGG GGTTGAGCTGGGCAAACAGCTCGCTAAGAAGATCGAGCCCGAGCTCAAGGACGCCGCAGAGGTCCACTCCCACGACTCCTCCACCAACGGACTCATCAATTTCCTTAAGAAGAACTTTGCCTGA